DNA from Gephyromycinifex aptenodytis:
GACGATGTACGTCATTCCCTTCGTCATGGGCCACCTCGAGGCGACGGTGCCGATGTTCGGTGTTGAGATCTCCGACTCCGCCTATGTTGTGACGAACATGCGGATCATGGCCCGCATCGGGACCGAAGTCCTGTCCAAGATGGAAGAGACGAACGCTGACTTCGTCAAGTGCCTGCACTCGGTCGGCGCCCCGCTCGCCGAAGGCGAGAAGGACGTTCCGTGGCCGTGCAGCGAGACCAAGTACATCAGCCACTTCCCCGAAGAGCGCACTATCTGGAGCTTCGGTTCCGGCTACGGCGGCAACGCGTTGCTCGGCAAGAAGTGCTACGCACTGCGGATCGCCTCGGCAATCGCCCGCGATGAGGGCTGGATGGCTGAGCACATGCTCATCCTCAAGCTCACCAACCCCGAGGGGAAGACGTACTACATCGGTGGCGCTTTCCCCAGCGCGTGTGGCAAGACCAACCTCGCCATGCTCGAGCCCACCATTCCCGGCTGGAAGGCCGAGATGGTCGGCGACGACATCGCCTGGATGCGCTTCGGTGAAGACGGGCGCCTTTACGCCGTCAACCCCGAGTTCGGTCTCTTCGGCGTGGCTCCCGGCACGGGCGCTCACACCAACAGCAACGCGATGAAGACCATCGAGGCTGGCCACTCCATCTTCACCAACGTCGCCAAGACGGACGATGGCGACGTGTGGTGGGAGGACATGACCAAGGACAAGCCTCAGCACCTCATCGACTGGAAGAACCGCGACTGGACCCCGGAGTCGGAGGAGAAGGCGGCCCACCCCAACGCCCGCTTCACCACGCCGGCCAAGCAGTGCCCGATGATCGCGGACGAGTACGACAACCCGGATGGCGTTCCCATGGACGCTTTCCTCTTCGGTGGCCGCCGCGCCACGACGATCCCGCTGGTCTACCAGTCGCGTGACTGGAACCACGGCACGTTCATCGCCGCCACGCTGTCCTCGGAAACCACCGCGGCTGCCACTGGTGCGGTCGGTGTGGTGCGCCGTGACCCGATGGCGATGCTCCCCTTCATCGGTTACAACGCCGGGGATTACGTGCAGCACTGGATCAACATCGGCAAGGAGCACGACGCCGACAAGCTGCCGAAGATCTTCCAGGTCAACTGGTTCCGCAAGGATGAGAACGGCAAGTTCCTGTGGCCGGGCTTCGCGGAGAACAGCCGCGTTCTGGACTGGATCATCCGCCGTCTCGAGGGCGAGGTCGAGACCGAGGAATCCCCCATCGGTCTGCTGCCCAAGGCCGAGGACCTCAACATCGACGGCCTGGACATGAGCCTGGAAGACGTCGCCAACGCCCTTGCCTACGACCCGGAGGCATGGAAGAAGGAACTGCCGCTCATCGAGGAGTGGTTCGCCAAGTTCGGCGACGCACTTCCCGCCGAGCTCCAGGAGCAGTTGGACGGTTTGAAGGAACGCATCGACGCCTCATGAGAGGTTGATGCTGCGGTGAGGAACCGCTGAGAAGCTCCGACGAACGGGCCGACATCCCATCCAGGATGTCGGCCCGTTCTGCTGCTCGGGGTCGGCCGCCCGACTGGGCGCCGGCGCCTGTCTGCGCTTACTTCCGCGCCGTTGCCCGCTGACACATCGAGCAGCGAAGCCATTAGTTGTCGCCCTGGCTGCGCCATGAACCGGCCGTAAGACAGCACCGAGGGAGCCGTGGCGGCGGCGAAAGCTGGCAGCACTATCGGGGCGCGCCGGAGTGCGACGACCACAAAAGGGTGGGCCCCTACGGATCTGATCCGTAGGGGCCCATCTCAACCGCGGAGGCGGAGGGATTTGAACCCTCGATGGGGAATAACCCCCAAACCCGCTTAGCAGGCGGGCGCCATAGACCGGACTAGGCGACGCCTCCTCCACCCGATCAACGCGTGACCGGAGCAGCAAACAGGCTACCTGGCAAAGGGGCTAGCGACCAAAACAGCTACCCCGAGTTCATCACACCGACAGCGGCACACCCGCGTCACGGCGCCCGAACGGGTGCGTATTGTGGCGCCGGTATCTCACACCCGTCAACTGTGGTCCACGCACAATGCACAATAGACAGTGGCGCTCTTCACCTGAGCGTGGGAGAGGTGGGGCAAACGATGACGCAGACGCTGCAACCAGCGGCGCCGGATGGTGCATCCGCGCACACTCCCCGCCAAGGCTTGGGCCGCTTCCTCGGGATGACCACGTTAGGCGCGCTGCTGCCCGGATCGGGGTTGCTGCTCAGCGGGCGCCGTGCCGTCGGTGGCACGCTGCTGGCCTGCTTCGTGGCGCTTATCGTCGGTGTCTGCTCGTTCGTGCTCATCAAGGGTCCGACCTCGGCCGCACTGTTCCTCGGGGTTCGACCCAACCTGCTGCTCGCCGTGGGTGGGGGCATCATTCTGGGCTCACTCATCTGGTTCGTCTCGGTACTGGCCACCGCCAAGATCAACTGGCCGACGCCGCCCGCCACGTTCAAGCGCATCATCGCGGCCCTGTTCACGATGGTCCTGTCGCTGGCGCTGCTGGCCCCGGCAGCTAAAGCGGTCGAGTACGTCTTCATCCACCGCGACCTCGTCGACAATCTGTTCACGACGGCGCGTTCCGCACGTTCCGACAACGACCCACGACCTGAGCCCGGCTCCGGCCGGGACGCCTGGGAGAACTACCCCCGAGTGAACCTGCTGCTCCTGGGCTCGGATGCCTACCCCGGCCGGCCGGGTCTGCGCACCGACTCGATGATCGTGGCCAGCATCGACACCACAACCGGCGACACGGTGCTCTTCGGCATACCGCGCAACTTGGAGAATGTGCCGTTCGCTTCGGACAACCCGCTCAGCCAGGTCTACCCGCAGGGATACAACTGCGGCGACAAGTGCCTCATCAACGAGATCTGGAACGAAGGGGAAAAACACCGCGAGCTCTTCCCCGGCGACCCGATGCCCGGACTGACCGCAACGCGGTTGACCCTCTCGGAGGTCCTAGGCCTCAACATCGATTACACCGCCGTCATCAACATTCGCGGCTTCAGCGAGCTCGTCGACGCCATGGGCGGCGTCGACATCACGGTCAAGGAGCGCATCCCGATCGGCGGCAAGGTCGCCAACGGGCGCATCGTGCCCGGCAGCATCAACGGGTGGATCGAGGCCGGCCCGCAGCACCTGAACGGCTACGAAGCGATGTGGTACAGCCGTTCGCGGGCCACCACTGACGACTTCAACCGGATGACCCGGCAGCGTTGCATGGTGGGTGCTCTGGTCAAGCAGGTCCGGCCGGTATCGATGCTGGAGAAATACCCGGCACTGGCCAAGGTGGCCAAGGACAACGTCTACACCGACGTGCCGCCGGAACACCTCGAAGCCTGGGCCGAACTCGTGGAACGGATGCAGCAGGGCACGATCCGCAGCCTGCCGTTCACGAACAAGATCGTGAACGTGGTCGACCCTGACTACGACCGGATCCGCGCCATCGTGCAGGACGCCATCTTGGACGACCCGGTAGAGGGCCCCCCGCCGCCCAGCGACCCCACCACTGCACCGGCCGCCCCGGCCCCACCCGCCGCACCTGGCGCGACGCCTTCAGCCAAGCCCTCTCCCAAGGAAGGCTTGGTCAAGGTCGAGGACGCCTGCTGAGGCAGTGCCCCCCCATCGACATAGCCCGTAGGTTTTGCGCTTCGTCGCGTGGCGCACGCGAGGTCGGTATCCCTCCATCGGTCGCGGGCCACGGCGCGGATCAGCCCTGAGATAGAGGCCACCTGGCCCAGGATGATCGCACGCCGGTGACCGCCCGGTGGCGGCCGAGCAGCCCTAAGAGGTGAGCCGCGCCCAGGCTTGTCCCGCACCGCTGAGCGGAAGCGCCCCAGAGGGGTGACCGGCAGGGCTGCTTTCGCCTAACTGCCGGGCTTTGACCGGCGGCGGCGGGCCCGGAAGGCCGCCACCAACATCGCCAGCAGCACAGCCGCTGAGATGTAGCCCGCGTAGAGCGCGTACTGGCGCACCACCAGCACCGCAGAATCGCCGAGCAGCGCACCCACGCCGAGGAAGAGCGTCTGGGTAGTCACTGCCGCGGCCAGGTCCACCAACACGAAGGTGCGCAGCCGGGTCCCAGCGATGCCCAGGGCGACGTGAATGATCTCGCGCGGCAACGGGAGTGGCACGTAAGCCAGGGCCATCGCGAGCACCTGGTACCGGCGCACCAGAGCCTCGGCCCGGGCGGTACGCCGTCGTGCTTTCGGTGCGGTCCCACCGACCTTGAGCAGAGCGGCTTCACCCCAGAGCCGACCGGCCCACCAAAACACCCAGTGGAACTTGATGATCGAGACGGTGGCGGCCAACAACGGCCACAGCCACGGTTGGCCCTCGGCTGCAGCCAAGGCGCCCACGGCGACCATGGCGGTGCGGCTGCCGGAGATAGCCGCCAGCACCGCAGGCGCCTGGCCTAACAGCCACGGGCGCAGCGGCAGCATGACGACCCCGTAGACGCTCACCACGCCAAGGGCGATTCCGCACAGCAGCCCCTCTCGGCGAACTTTGGCCGGGCTCGGTTCTCCAGAGGCCGGTGAGTCAGGCGAGTGGCCACCGCTGTCGTCGCGCGTGTTCACACCGTGTTGTCGCCGTGGCTGCTCGATTGCTCCCGGCGGGCCTTGCGCATCCCGCCGAGGATCACGCCGGCCAAAATGACCAAAGTGATCCACAGCGAGTACTTCGCGATGACCTCGACCACCTGCACCACCGGCTCGCCGACGGTATAGCCCAGATAGAGCCACAGCCCTTGCACGACGGCCGCGGCGGCCAGGTCGACAGCGAAAATGGCACGAAAGGAGGTGCCTGCGGTACCGAGCACCGCGAACACGATCGCCCGGGGAATGGGCAGGATCGGAATGTTCGTGATGAGGACGGCGAGCGTGTGATAGCGGCGCGCCAGCCCTTCGGCGCGCTCAGCGCGACGCAGGGCACCTTTGGAGGAACCGGTGATGCTGCGGATGAAGAAGTCGCCCCACAGGCTGCCCGCCCACCAGAACAGCAGGTCCAGCTTGATGAGGCTGAACGAGGCGACGACGAAAGCTACCCCGACCACGCTCAGGCTGGTTCCGCCGGTGGCTGCCAGGGCACCGATGGTGACCAGCGCCGAGCGACTTCCGGTAAGGCAAGCAAGCAACAGGGGGTTGAAGCCCAGCAGGGTGGGTCGAGCCAACATCATGACGATGCCGTAGACGCCGCTGACCGCGATGAGAGTCAGCGCGATCCGGTCGGCGCGGGTCGGGGTGTAGTCCTCAGGCCAGAAACCCGCCCCCGCACCGGCTGAGGCGGAGGTCGAACCAGCCTTCGAGCCCCCGGCCGACCTCGCACCCTCGGACTCGGGTGGGCCAGCGGCGGGTGTAGTCGGGGTGTCGGTCACGCCAACAGGTTACGCGTCCTACCCGCATCCACTGGACTTGACGCGTTGAAGCCCCCGGTCCGAAGAACCGGGGGCTTCAGCTAAAGCTCAGATCAGAGGGGACGAACGTCGTCAGCCTGGGGACCCTTCGGACCCTGGGTGACCTCGAACTCGACCCGCTGCGCCTCGTCGAGGGAACGGTAGCCATTCGTCTGGATCGCCGAGTAGTGCACGAAGACGTCAGGGCCACCCCCATCCTGCGCGATGAAGCCGAAGCCCTTTTCTGCGTTGAACCACTTAACGGTGCCCTGTGCCATGGGGAAAACAACTCTCTACTGGTGTGGCTGAATCCCGCACTTCGCGAGATCCCGGCTGCCGCACACGACCCCCACTACGAGGGACTTGCCCGTCGATCGTGGAACGAGCCCTCCATCGACGTCTTTCCTACTGCGAGGAACTGCATGTGCAGCCGGGATTACCGTAACACGGTTCTCGGGCCGAGAACATGCCACAACGGCCCTGGAGAACACCGCTTCGTCCAGCGCGTCCGGCCGGGTAAAGGCGGCACGTCGCACACCCCCTCGGAGTCGACGATCAGGTGAATTCACGGTAGCGCCACCCGCTGCGTGACCAGTTGAGAAACAGCACGACTCGCAAAGCCGCGCACGCCGCTAACCAGGCGGGGAACAGCCACAGGAGGTGCGGTGAGTGATTTCCGCCTGCAGTCGCAGAACCTGCGAAGGAGCATCGGCGTTGTGCATTCTTCGGCGCAGGAGCTGCACGGCACGCGCCCCCATCGCGAAGCTGGGCTGGGCCGCCGCAGTGATCCGGGGCTCGACGACATCGGCCCAGGGGAGATCGTCGAAGGCGACCAGTGCCAGGTCTCGAGGAACCTGAAGGCCCTCCTCCTGCAAGGCGCGCAGCGCGCCCAGGGTCATGCTGTCGTTGCATACGAAAACCGCCGTCGGGCGCTGCGGCAGCGCCAGGATCTTCAGCATCGCCCGACGCCCCTGCATCTCGGTCGAACCGCCATCGAAGATCAGGGACTGATCCACCGGGACGTTGTGTCGCTGATGGGCAACGGCATAGCCCCGCAACCGCTCGGCCGTGGTGGTGAGGCCCTCGATCCCACCGATGACCGCGATCCGGCGATGCCCCAGCGCGAGCAGATGGTCCACCAGGCTCGCGGCAGAGGCTTCGTTCTCCACGACCACCTGATCCACGGCCAGGGACTGCAACCGGTCCAGGACGACGAACGGCACCGGACGCCCGCGCAACATCCGCAGCGCGCCATCCTCCCAGCCAGCGGTAGGCACGATGACCAGACCGTTGATGTGGTGGGCAAGCAGGTTGGCCACGGCGCGTTCCTCGCGCTGCTCATCCTCGCCGGTGTCGCTGCCGATCACCGACAATCCCTGCCGCAGGGCTTCGACCTCGATGCCTGCCCGCAGTTCGTGCAGGAAGGGATTGGCCGACATGGGCAGGGCGACCCCGATCGTGGGCGTAGCCCCAGCCGCCAGTGAACGGGTCACACCCTCGTAGGAGAAACCGAGGCGATGCATCGCCTCCAGCACATCTGCGCGCGTGCGCGCGGCTACGGTTCGGGTGCCGTTGACGACATGGGAGACGGTGCTCACGGACACTCCGGCCTCCCGGGCCACAGCTGTCATGGTCACCGCTGGCATGACCCCTATGTTTGCGCAACAAAACAGGTTCGGCTACCTGAACGCCGGAACGCGCCCCGTCTGGATGTCTATACCCCCTCGGGCATGAGAGCCTGGCCCCCTTGTCGCCAGACGAAGGAGAGCACATGGTCCAGATCGATCCGGCCAGCACGACCGCGGTTGCCAACCGCCTCAAGCGCGCTCAGGGCCAGCTCGGCGGCATCCTGGCGATGATCGAGAGCGGGCGCGAGTGCGAAGACATCGTCACCCAGCTCGCAGCAGTGAGCAAGGCAGTGGACCGCGCCGCCTTCACGCTCATCGCGCAAGGTATGCGGCAGTGTGTCCAGGCCGGCGATGACCTGGACACCACCAAGCTTGAGAAGGTCTTCCTCTCCCTCGCATAGTGACTGCAGCACCAGCGGCCCCGCTCCACCCTTCGCAGGATGCAGCGGGGAGACCTAGGCCCCTGCGGGCCTGTAACGTTGGTGTACGCCCGACTTCCGGGCATGGAGGGCTCGCATAGTGGCCTAGTGCGGCGGTCTTGAAAACCGCTATGTCGGCAACGGCATCGTGGGTTCGAATCCCACGCCCTCCGCGCGAGGGCACGGTTCCAGTCATAGAGTCGTGCCAGTCGACGAAAGGAAACACCATGTACAGGCTTACCTTCCTGGCAGGCGCAGCAGTCGGATACGTCCTCGGCACCCGCGCAGGGCGCGGACGCTATGAGGAAATGAAGCAGCAGGCGGACGCGCTGTGGCACGACCCCCGAGTCCAGGAGAAGGTCTCCACCGCAAGCCAGACGGTCAAGGAAAAGGCCCCCGATGTCAGCGCCAAGCTCGCCGAGGTGGCGGGTCAGGCGACGGCAGCGGCCAAGGAAAAGGTCAGCGGCGACTCCAAGGACGACATGCTCATCGGCAGCGAGTCCGGTAGCGACTACGTCCCGCACGAGACCAAGTTCCAGTCGTGACCTCCCCCGCGAGCGAGGACGCCGCCGCTGAGCGCGCCGAGTTGCTCCCGGAGGAGATCGCAGCAGGCAGCGATGACCCGCAGGCGCAAGCCGAGGCCATCCTCGAGGAGTCTCAAGAGCGCGTGAACGGGCTCACCTCGCAGCAGAGCAGTCAAAGTGAGCAGCGCAGCGCCGAAGAGGCCAGCAGCTCCTGTTAAACCGTGCTCGTCAGTGAAGGCCGCAACCCCGGTGGGGTTGCGGCCTTCACTATGAGCGTGGCTCGGCGCTAGATCCAGAGAGCTGGCTCGGCGAACATCGCCTCGTAGGGGTCCTCGCGCTGGGCGAGCGCACGATGGCGCGCCGGCACCCCGGTCGCCACGTGGTACTCCGGCACGTCTTTGACCACCACCGAGTTCGCGCCGATCTGCGCCCCTTCGCCGAGCTCGACCGGCCCGAGCACCTTGGCGCCGGCACCGATGGTGACGTTGTCGCCCAGAGTGGGGTGGCGCTTGCCCTTGGCGAGGGTACGGCCACCGAGGGTGACCCCGTGATACAGCATCACGTCATCCCCGACCTGTGAGGTCTCGCCGATGACTACACCCATACCGTGATCGATGAAGAAGCGTCGCCCGATATCGGCCCCGGGGTGAATCTCGACCCCGGTCGCGGTACGCGCCAGATTCGACAGCACCCGGGCCGGCAACTTCAAGGACTCTCGCTGCCACATCTGGTGCGCCACCCGATGCGCCCAGATGGCATGCAACCCCGGCGAAACGATTGCCATCTGCACCTTGGATGTCGCCGCTGGGTCACGCTCGACCGCTGCCTGCAGGTCCTCCACGACGGTCTCCTT
Protein-coding regions in this window:
- a CDS encoding phosphoenolpyruvate carboxykinase (GTP), giving the protein MTTTTSTNIPTEGGTTHEALTAWVNEVAALTTPDRIEWITGSEEENERLCQLLVDGGSYERLNDELKPHSFLCRSDPKDVARVEGQTFICSEDEADAGFTNNWMAPDEMKKIMTELYRGCMKGRTMYVIPFVMGHLEATVPMFGVEISDSAYVVTNMRIMARIGTEVLSKMEETNADFVKCLHSVGAPLAEGEKDVPWPCSETKYISHFPEERTIWSFGSGYGGNALLGKKCYALRIASAIARDEGWMAEHMLILKLTNPEGKTYYIGGAFPSACGKTNLAMLEPTIPGWKAEMVGDDIAWMRFGEDGRLYAVNPEFGLFGVAPGTGAHTNSNAMKTIEAGHSIFTNVAKTDDGDVWWEDMTKDKPQHLIDWKNRDWTPESEEKAAHPNARFTTPAKQCPMIADEYDNPDGVPMDAFLFGGRRATTIPLVYQSRDWNHGTFIAATLSSETTAAATGAVGVVRRDPMAMLPFIGYNAGDYVQHWINIGKEHDADKLPKIFQVNWFRKDENGKFLWPGFAENSRVLDWIIRRLEGEVETEESPIGLLPKAEDLNIDGLDMSLEDVANALAYDPEAWKKELPLIEEWFAKFGDALPAELQEQLDGLKERIDAS
- a CDS encoding LCP family protein — its product is MTQTLQPAAPDGASAHTPRQGLGRFLGMTTLGALLPGSGLLLSGRRAVGGTLLACFVALIVGVCSFVLIKGPTSAALFLGVRPNLLLAVGGGIILGSLIWFVSVLATAKINWPTPPATFKRIIAALFTMVLSLALLAPAAKAVEYVFIHRDLVDNLFTTARSARSDNDPRPEPGSGRDAWENYPRVNLLLLGSDAYPGRPGLRTDSMIVASIDTTTGDTVLFGIPRNLENVPFASDNPLSQVYPQGYNCGDKCLINEIWNEGEKHRELFPGDPMPGLTATRLTLSEVLGLNIDYTAVINIRGFSELVDAMGGVDITVKERIPIGGKVANGRIVPGSINGWIEAGPQHLNGYEAMWYSRSRATTDDFNRMTRQRCMVGALVKQVRPVSMLEKYPALAKVAKDNVYTDVPPEHLEAWAELVERMQQGTIRSLPFTNKIVNVVDPDYDRIRAIVQDAILDDPVEGPPPPSDPTTAPAAPAPPAAPGATPSAKPSPKEGLVKVEDAC
- a CDS encoding DedA family protein, producing the protein MNTRDDSGGHSPDSPASGEPSPAKVRREGLLCGIALGVVSVYGVVMLPLRPWLLGQAPAVLAAISGSRTAMVAVGALAAAEGQPWLWPLLAATVSIIKFHWVFWWAGRLWGEAALLKVGGTAPKARRRTARAEALVRRYQVLAMALAYVPLPLPREIIHVALGIAGTRLRTFVLVDLAAAVTTQTLFLGVGALLGDSAVLVVRQYALYAGYISAAVLLAMLVAAFRARRRRSKPGS
- a CDS encoding DedA family protein; this encodes MTDTPTTPAAGPPESEGARSAGGSKAGSTSASAGAGAGFWPEDYTPTRADRIALTLIAVSGVYGIVMMLARPTLLGFNPLLLACLTGSRSALVTIGALAATGGTSLSVVGVAFVVASFSLIKLDLLFWWAGSLWGDFFIRSITGSSKGALRRAERAEGLARRYHTLAVLITNIPILPIPRAIVFAVLGTAGTSFRAIFAVDLAAAAVVQGLWLYLGYTVGEPVVQVVEVIAKYSLWITLVILAGVILGGMRKARREQSSSHGDNTV
- a CDS encoding cold-shock protein, translated to MAQGTVKWFNAEKGFGFIAQDGGGPDVFVHYSAIQTNGYRSLDEAQRVEFEVTQGPKGPQADDVRPL
- a CDS encoding LacI family DNA-binding transcriptional regulator; this encodes MPAVTMTAVAREAGVSVSTVSHVVNGTRTVAARTRADVLEAMHRLGFSYEGVTRSLAAGATPTIGVALPMSANPFLHELRAGIEVEALRQGLSVIGSDTGEDEQREERAVANLLAHHINGLVIVPTAGWEDGALRMLRGRPVPFVVLDRLQSLAVDQVVVENEASAASLVDHLLALGHRRIAVIGGIEGLTTTAERLRGYAVAHQRHNVPVDQSLIFDGGSTEMQGRRAMLKILALPQRPTAVFVCNDSMTLGALRALQEEGLQVPRDLALVAFDDLPWADVVEPRITAAAQPSFAMGARAVQLLRRRMHNADAPSQVLRLQAEITHRTSCGCSPPG
- a CDS encoding metal-sensitive transcriptional regulator translates to MVQIDPASTTAVANRLKRAQGQLGGILAMIESGRECEDIVTQLAAVSKAVDRAAFTLIAQGMRQCVQAGDDLDTTKLEKVFLSLA
- a CDS encoding YtxH domain-containing protein → MYRLTFLAGAAVGYVLGTRAGRGRYEEMKQQADALWHDPRVQEKVSTASQTVKEKAPDVSAKLAEVAGQATAAAKEKVSGDSKDDMLIGSESGSDYVPHETKFQS
- the epsC gene encoding serine O-acetyltransferase EpsC — its product is MRRVKETVVEDLQAAVERDPAATSKVQMAIVSPGLHAIWAHRVAHQMWQRESLKLPARVLSNLARTATGVEIHPGADIGRRFFIDHGMGVVIGETSQVGDDVMLYHGVTLGGRTLAKGKRHPTLGDNVTIGAGAKVLGPVELGEGAQIGANSVVVKDVPEYHVATGVPARHRALAQREDPYEAMFAEPALWI